The sequence TTACTTGTTtcttcattattaatttcatttgcACATTATGACCACATATTAAGTAGCATTGTTGCTGTAATATCCCCATCCCACTTATATTCTCCTATTTGAGCACTTAAATTCTTTCAGTAAATTAAgatcaatattttgttcaatgaattccaaatgtaattttatttcattatattttgtggtGTCGGAACagaatgtattatgattttggtATAATCTACTTTGTCTTGATTAAATGGAAATAACCCAGTAGATTTAAAACCAGATTGAACGTTTTTGACATATTTGGTGTGTTCATTATATTAGATAGTGCAGTTGGCATATCAAATTTGCTAATTTCACAATCATTGTCTATTCGCCATTGTCTTAGTTTTTTTCCAAGATGACTTCAGTGGTCCAAACACAGCTACATCAAGTGGTTGAAGGATGTGAGTCGAGTTTGGATAAAGAGTAATCAATATTAAGCCATTTTCCCGACAGAACTTACTCAGGCGTAAGCTTAGATGTGAACTATGGCCATCTAAGAACACAACAACTGGTCTAGGAATATTTGAATCTATCAGATGTGGAACAAATATAATAGCAATGTATTCATAGAATGTTTCTGACGTCATCCAACTATTTTCAAATTTGCCTAACCCCCATCCAGGAGGAGCAGATTGTGCGATCTTAGCTGGAATG is a genomic window of Acyrthosiphon pisum isolate AL4f unplaced genomic scaffold, pea_aphid_22Mar2018_4r6ur Scaffold_21537;HRSCAF=24198, whole genome shotgun sequence containing:
- the LOC103307706 gene encoding uncharacterized protein LOC103307706 produces the protein MNRHKCLSQKHAEYVNGARGSVTEEKMRKWFAESTELLGENMYILNYPERVFNMDETCFYLAPKGELILGPCGSNVYDEQTNSNKKNITTLFAANALGNWAPLLTIYKYERIPAKIAQSAPPGWGLGKFENSWMTSETFYEYIAIIFVPHLIDSNIPRPVVVFLDGHSSHLSLRLSKFCRENGLILITLYPNSTHILQPLDVAVFGPLKSSWKKTKTMANRQ